The region ttatctacattttgtatttgtgcTGGCAGGAGTCACAGGGTTAATGCGGCTGTACAGGCCTCAGCTGGCGCTGCcaaatggaacaaaaaaacGGCAAAGCTTGTGTAACCATCGGCATACaacctcagaaactgctgggcgTCCACATGCACAAATGATAAAGACTGTAGATATGTAATATTTAAGGCActttatttattcttgtttttattgagAGGTAAAAATGATGATACATTCAGTGTAAAATGGGCAGGTTCAGTGCCAGCCTCAGCTCATGGAGAGGCTGTGGGTATGCTGTTTTATGGTCCTGTGTCATTTAACTCTTTATTAACTGAGAAATGTACTCAATTTTGCTGGTTTTGACAGCATGAGCACATTACAGCCAAAGGTTGAACATGTGCGCTATACTGAAATATTTCACCGTAGTGCATTTTTGGTAATACACCAATATAAACAAATGCAGTTAATTAATTGAAGTTATTGAGCCAGAATAATCTTAAAACACCTCTGCAGCCTGCCATGGACTGTATTCTACATCTCTGCAGTAAGGGGCTGCAATCATGTTCAGTTAATAATTAACAAGTGCATTGTATCGTGAATTTTCTTACGTAGATTTTATTTTGAAGGAAGCAGAACATGCCAATTTTCGTTAACTTATTTATAGCTAGTGTGTATTATACGCAGTATCGTAAATGCATACATTGTAATTATTTAGGATGGATTCGTAGCCTCAATGGATCTTCTTTTGCTTTATATGTTACCATTAGGCAGTTTTTCCATTGCattgtgaatgtttttgttattatgtCTATACATTCTTGGCATGATTGTATTGTTCAGTATGAGTGGAACTTAAATTAAGGCTTGAAGTGCCATTTTCTACACAAAGTGTGATGGGGATACGCCAccaaaaaaatctgaatttcatgtttttcatgtttttctcaaGCCATCCAGATTTCTTTTTCTAAAATTGTCTGAACAGGTAATGATTTACAAAATTGTACTTGTTTGATTCAACTGGTGATTTTAGCTTATTTTGAAGCTAATGATTGTCAAAATAATCCACTTATTGAATGAAAGTTTTATTTACCAGGACTTGCTGTTTTAAAAGTGAAGTGtagtcacaacaaatattgatttaatttagtttaacaGTTCACTGCTCTTCAGAGTAAATTATTTGATATTTaaaactgtatatataattaatttggaaagcatctttgcttttcatatttaattaaaataaaaattaaaaaaatgggcAACATTTGGTATAAATTAAAAATGGTGAATTTTAGATTTTGGGTGGAATTATTCATATTGAAAGGGAAAGTTGCCTGAAGAGAATGTCTGTGAGTCTGACCAAGGACCAAGCAAtgcaaccaaaataaaaagcattttgaatgtCATCATGGTTACCAGACATTTATGTAGATGTAAGGTATAGTTTCTGTGGCCCTACAGGATATTAGATGCAGTAAATATGGAGGCATTAGCTGGAGACCCAGCCTCTGTACAGTCtctgaaaatgatgaaaatgtaatataattgtttattattattttattgccatttttttctttttttacaaatgtattaaagaaatgaaaatgtctgtgtacatgtgatttttGCATGTTACACATTGGAGTAAAAAAAGGAGGAAATGAATGAGTTGATTGAGGCAGATTGTTGCTGTGTAGCACTGTATGTATTACCCTCCACAGTGCAGGACAGTATGCAGCTGGATACTGAAGAATGGCTCACTCTGATTGTACAGATTTGGGGATGCACAATATGCATGTTCTTTACTGCATCATGGGGGAATGTTCTGATTTTCTCAGCCACAGCCAATCACCTCACACAACTTTGAAGCTTTATGACATCACCCCACGTGTACAGCACACGTGCATCACTTACACACCCTACACCGTTCTGTGTCAACATATTCACACACCCTACATCAcccagcattctcacagcttaGAGAGGCTCCTAAATCATGGACTTGCACTGTATTCTGCAGTGTTGATTTAGGACAGCTTAGGTTTAGTAAGGGACACGTATTggtggcactgtgtgtgtttgtctgcgtcTCCTGCCTGGCCAGTGTGCCCTACACGCCTGGCATTCCTTCCTATAGGTCAGGGATTTTCACCAGGCCTTATTCGACAGCTGGTCCCctgcccacttcctgttcagtCCGCCCCTCACCGTATCCCATCCTGCCCCTACATGGCAGCTGTAATACGACACTCAAAAATCGGCTCTAGAATAATAGCCATTTTTAATGCGCAGGTGGTTTTCATTTCGTGATACCCTTTGCAAAGTCACAGGTACTTGGGTAGCTTAAAGTTCAAAGCTAATACAGAATGTTCAGACATATTCAATAAAGACAAAACACAGAACCACATTTTCATTACTGCGGGTGTTGCCAAAACAACTCATCTCCAGCACTGTAGctcctgcagaaacacacatctCCAGCACTGTAGatacagcagaaacacacacatctccagcACTGTAGATACTGCAGAAACACTCACATCTCCAGCACTGTAGatactgcagaaacacacacatctccagcACTGTAGATACTGCAGAAACACTCACATCGCCAGCACTGTAGctcctgcagaaacacacatctCCAGCACTGTAGatacagcagaaacacacacatctccagcACTGTAGATACTGCAGAAACACTCACATCGCCAGCACTGTAGATACTGCAGAAACACTCACATCTCCAGCACTGTAGATACAGCAGAAATACTCACATCTCCAGCACTGTAGatactgcagaaacacacacatctccagcACTGTAGATACAGCAGAAACACTCACATCTCCAGCACTGTAGatactgcagaaacacacacatctccagcACTGTGGGTACTGCAGCCTTAGTTTGGGTACAGCAGGGAAAGCCACATATTACACAATTCAGAAGTGTTGTCAGGGTGCCTTTGAAACGTCCTTTTAGGGAATGGCATTGCTCATTATTATAGCTAATGACATCAAAACATTTAATACATGTAATTAGAAATCAAGAACTAATATCTTTTCAGTCAGTTAATGTGCAGACAATTCatgtattaattatatataatcCTAATAATATAATGCAGGTTATAGTTCATAACCGAGACGACTCAATTATGATGTTGGTGGATGATTCTCTCCACCACTGGCTAAAGAGAAGAAAAAGGAGCTTTATAAGATTCTTATAGGATTGATGAATCAGATCTAGCCCGCTTAGGGAAATGAGAGCAGAGGGTATAAAAAGGACATGTAAGCTTTTTACTTGGGCATCTCTGCTAGCAAATTTTCTTAATGCAATTTGATAGAGAAGTGCAGCAGCCTAATACAGTTAGCAGTGGGCACCCAGCTTTGAACCGATCTTCCTCTATTCCCTTGGCCACTTGCCACATGCTGTGCTCCCACCTCGGCCTGAACCATCAGCCAAATGGGGCTGCTTCAGCAGGCAGCACAAAATCCATGACACAGTACTTCTGCTTCCAGAAGGAGAGCGTAGGGGTGTGTGCTCACTAAGACCTTCTGTGTGTTAACCTCCAAATCCCTGCACAGCACTTCCGACTGACCTGCTGACAGTGTTCTCTGTGCTGCTCAGCTCAATCACTCCTTCACTGCCGGCACTGAAAGAACGTCAATAGCAGCTCCATCACTGTCAGTGCTTATAAGGATTACAGCTGCTCATGAAAGACAGCAGTGATGAACCTCTGCTTCTTTCTCCCTCATGCCAACTATACTCCATATTAGCCCTCCACCCCACTACATAAGTGACAGCAACACCCCCACCTTCATTGAAAGGAGCAGTAAAATGGAAGTCTGTTAGGATCAATGAGGAAGCAAAGATGAGACCGAGAACATGTTTACAGTAAAAAAATGCACACCATCTCCACAAATTAActttcagtatttttatttgtcCACAATATGCCTGTATAAATGTTGGGATTACAATTAAGGCTCAGCTAATGCTTATATATGCTTTCCCATCTCAAAATGACAGAACATACACTTCACAAGTTTTTGGTAATGATTTTTTACATGCTACCAGCAGGTACGTGCTACATAAGCTTTAATTAACTTGCAGAGGAGCAACTTGTATTTTATTGACAATGTAACATAGTATTGTGTTTAAATATACTTTTTATACTTACAAATTAACAGCGACTCTTTGGCAATTGGTTGAAGTTTAAATGGTTGTGAACCATGAACATGCAACTTTACCacatcacaataaaaaaaaatctaaaaagaaaTATTTACATCTTATTTTACATACACCTCTTCCCCTGGTGAGATAAGAAAGGAGTTAAGGAGAACGTTCAATGTCTCACCTCACCAGGGGTGAAAAAGGTATTACCTGGGGATCAATCGCACTGCCACCTGTAGCTTATATAAATATCACATAACAACATAGCATCCAATTTTATTATAACCATGTATTACATAGGTAAAGCAGATTACATAGATACACATCCAGACAAATATTATGTCTGCTTCAATGCCTTTGTCTTTAAAACTTTTAAATGGGGAAAAGGAACTGAGGAGTACACCAGTCTAAAAatgatatttcacatttttgctGAAATAGCTTTTCATTGAGATGGGCATTGAGAGTCTTCAAGGACCCTATCGTGAGTGAAGCCACCATGGGGTGTTGATCACTCTCATTTATAATCTTTCTACACACATTGTGGTAACACAGTGAATGCAGGCAGGCCTGGTGATGAGGTATGTCAAAGTTGAGCTCTGGAAATGAAGCAAGACACACTGATGCCAGCGGGCCTTGCAGTAGCTTAACAGTCATTCTGTAGCAAGTAGCATGAGGAAACTGTAGTCTCCTTTTTAAAATAGTCAGCATTTTACAATAAGCACCAAGAGATTTGCTCTACCCACTTAACTAATGAAAATACAAAGTACGTAAGAGACAAGTGCGAGTAATTCATTGCTTTCCCTCACTGGCTGCGAGCCATGCAGACAGGGTTCCAGCAGTATGCCAATGTACGACCCCAAAGCACAAATACTGAAGAAATGTGAGGTGAGGTTTCACTTTCACTAACCAATCTTCCTGCCCCCTTACTTTGTTTTATGTATTATCTTGTCATTGTTTTACACATATCATGTGGCAATAATGGTTTAATGGTTTAATTGGTTTCCTGAGTTACTGCTGACCATGCCACACAAACCTTGGGTCTGAGCTTTCCAAGACCTATGTGGTTGACCTATGAAGCACACCACATTTTATATGCTCTCTTAATGGGGGGACTGACCCAATGGCCCAGTCTGCTTGGGTCAAGAGATTTTTCTCAGCCCAGAGCCCTGGCCATCTGCTTTCTGTCCCTTTTATAATATACTTGTAACATCAAGAACAAGGCCCTGTCATTCAGTTCaaattaaatatacaatttGTCAACCGGTTCAAAGCATAACTGTATACCTGACCTTGAACACAAATGTGGAACAGTCAATCTACTCTTTATAACATAGCTTATTGTGACAGGCCTGTTGCTTCGGTTACATGCCTTCGTGGTAACTCTTCTTGCCTTTGGAAACATGATGCTCAGACACATGCAATTACATTAATTCACATTGTATTGAAATATACAGCACCCGTGGGGGTGGACAATCTGAAATATCCCAATGACCTGAATGTTCTCTTTAACAGTCCTAAGTCGAGGTAATTTTGCTCTGCTTCCACCAGTCAAGTCTCCCATAGCGATTGGCTTTTTCTTTCTCAGGACACAGCCCTCGTAGAAAGGCTTTGTCCTCTGACCTGTAGCCGTGCTCCAGAGAGCAGGGAAGTGGAGCGGGCAGAGACAGTAGAAGCTCTGGTTGAGTTATTAAGACAGCAATGCAGTGGTCCTGTACGTTTCTGTTATTTGGTGAAAAATCATTCTGCCATCTGCTATATGCTCTTTCAGCAGCAAACAAACGGAGATTATGCTTATGGTTTTTACATTGGCGAACCTGTTGCCatttcttttcttgtttcatTTGCACTGTTTTTGCTTTGCCTCAGTATTGGTAGGTAACAGGCACATACAAGACTGTGGGATCCAGCAGATGCTCCCATGGTTCCCTCATGTAAAATACTTGCAGTTTGTGGAGTCGATGAGACAGTGCTCTGTGCACTTGAGCTGCCCATAAGACCTGCAATACAACAGTGAGCATGTGAATAATCACCCAAAAGCTTTGAGCAGGGTTCTCTAACACCTGTAAGGTGGCTGGCAGAATGTATTCAAGAATGTATTTGTGATTATCAAATTACATCACAAGAAAGCAAAGCAACATGGCTGATAAAAGCACATACCCTGGAAGATATGATTTACATGTCTGATACCCAAAGTCCTTTCCATCACACTCCTCTACTCCTTCATGACGATATCCGTCTCCACAGTATGCTTCTTGGCACTCTGCAGTAAGAAAGGGGGAAGAGTTGTGAGTCCCGTTGTTTAGGTGTGTACTCTGCACTGCATGCTAAGCACAGACACATTCTTGTGTGATGACTTCATAATGGAATCCTAAGACTCACTGATGCAACTGTCTGTGACCACTTTGTTTCCATCATCACACTCCTCGTCATTGTAGGCCTGAACAATGCCGTCACCACAGAAGCCCTCCAGGTCTGGGGCATTCTCTGTAGACTGGAAGGGGGTCAGCTGGAATGAgagttttcattttattcaaaagGTAAAAAAATGAGAATCCATTCAAGTCTGGTCAGTCAGACGGTTTAAGAATGTTCTGCTCTGTGACATACCTGAATGGGAAACCATCCAGAATTGTCCTTGAAGTAAAGCGACCTTTGATCTTTTCGGAAAGCAAGTGCATTGTCAGTGTGAAGATGGTCCAGCTCCTCTTCACTGTTTACCACAAATATCTAAGTAAGAGacagacattcacacaagcAACAATCTCAAAACAGGCTTGTTTCAAGAAATAAAAAGACTTCCAAAGACAGATGGCACCAGAGAGCAAATTCTCACCACAGGCACTTTTACATAGTTGCCCCGGGTTGGGGTTACATCGTAGGGGGGGCTGTTGACACTCGTGGGggagttgcagttgcatcgacCAGGGGCTCCAGGaagccccctctctcccttcggTCCAACCATGAAAACCCCTGAAGACCCCAAGAGGAACAATGATGACGAGGGAAAAAAGAACATGCACCTTCATCAAGGATATTGCTGCATAGTTACACTAGAATGGTTCCGTTTTAGGAGAGTTTTTGTCTGAAAGTCAACGCACAGGAATATAATTGTTCAATAGTGTGTTTCTGAGTGCTTTCGTGTGGAATTAAACTTTCAATCATGTTCGTACAGAATGCATTCTTGGATTTTAAGACTGTTCAtctctacactacactactgttCAGAAGTTTGGGGTCACtatttattttctctatttgtaatcaaacaattaatacGTGGTCAAAGTGtggactcagagcttttattaaagggtatttatacacattttggtttcaccatgcagtaattacagcactttttatatgtagtcccctatttcaatgtttgagacaaatgaacaatgtcaaataaaaaagtcatgttttgtacttggttgcatatcctttgcatgccatgacttcatgatgtctgtgacctaccaacatcatcagagtctggttatcttattttcaggttgtcctactagtgatactaaaactctaCGCTTTGAcaacatatgaattgtttgatttcaaactgagaaaataaaatattaaatcagaaaaagcatgAAAAGACACGGTGACcacaaacttttgaatggtagtgtaaatatttatttcattaaaatgaatgtttaatgtttgCTCTGGGCAGCCGAAGTCATAATGTCCCTGTTCGTCTCACTGAGAAGCTTCAGACAGTCTGGATATGCAGCAACAACTCAAACAGTATCAAATAGTGAGATATAATTACCTCGAGAAGCACAAGGGAGTTCCAGCTCACATGCAGACGGTTAATAGTTCTGtgatctgcatgcatgcatcTCATTCAAACATCCTCAGTTTCACTTGTCAATCATGATAGAATAAGCAATCAACttaatttgcaaagaaatgtgaACAAGACACCAGctgtcattttaattatgtgGTGACATAATGTTTGTATGTCTGCGGCCAGCCTTCCCAtccaccctctcccccatcAATCAGAATAAGGCCATGATGTCATGGCTTCAGCATCTTCCCACATATCAGATTCACCTTGGGATGTATCAGGTTCTCCAGCAGCTAAATACAAGGCTGGTGTTACTTCCTGCTGTGGCAGTTCTAACTTGCCAATGCTCTGAGGTTGTAATGCAAGCTCTGTCTCAATTATGCTAATCCTCTAGCTCCTTACTTCTaccctgaaactacaactacaCTACAAACTATAAAGCCACACAGATCCATATGCTGACCCTGAAGTACACATATTCACCCTAGGTCTACGTATACTGACCCTGTAGCATCTCATACTGACACTGCAGCAACATACACTCACCCTCCAACCTTACACATTCGTACACTGACCTTGCAAACACCTTGTAAACTGCCTTGCAACTACATATGCTTCTAACACTGCAGGCCATTGTAATGACAGTATAGCCCCATACTGCACACTGGAGAGATGCTATAAATGGTCTTACCTGAAGCAGGCATGCCTGGAGGCCCTGGGTGTCCAATGGGGCCAGGAGGACCAGCAGGACCCATAGCGCCAACAAGCCCATGGTCTCCCTTCATTCCCTGAGTTAGAAAGTCCATCACTGTCATTGACAGCAAACTTAAAGAAATTCTTTCCACGACCCACAATGCAATTGCTTCCCCTCAGCACCTGTCACAGAAGAGACCCTCCTTCCTGCAGTGCTCCCTGGAAGACTGTGACACTGGAGCCACTTCTGGGAAAGGCTATTTACTCATGTTACACAGCTTGGCTAATAACTTTGAGAAAGTGACATTTCAGCTGGCACTGTGTCAGCACACCAATCGTATATTATTTGGTTCCCACAGCCACTAACATAGTTCTTCACGGTGCAGTTTGTGGAGTTGTCAGGGAGATTGACAGTATCCTACAGTGGCTGAAGATCCCTCTAAAGCAAAGCTGATGTAGGTCTGAGGTAATTACCAAACCATATCTCAAAATGGAGGAGACGTTTCCTGACTAATGTAGTCCAGGAAACAATTCAGCACATGATCAAAAGGCCAGAGGGGGTTACACcacgcatactgtacacactaaGTTTATCAGCAAAGATGTACGCAATGTTAAAAGATTATGGGCAATGTAACAACACAACAGTGCCATGGAAAATGtttatgtagtgtgtgtatgtgtgtgtgagtttgtgactgtgcatgtgcatttgtacatgtgagtttgtgtgaaaaAGAATGACAGTTAGAGAATAGTGGAAGTCCCAGAAATAGTGAAACTGCCAGCACATCAATGCTTGCATCTTAAAACCTACTTGAAttaatatttgaaatgtaaaacaaacagGAATGGCCCCTCACAACTCTAAATTCAACATACGGACATGCCTGCCTGCAAGAAGCCCCCTGCCTGCTTTCATTGCGCAATGCTGTTCTAACATTACTCTCCAATGGCATCTCACCTGTTTACCCCTCTTGCCCGGTCGACCAGTAGGCCCCCTGTTCCCAGGCACACCGGGCTCACCCTTTGGACCCATTTCCCCCTAAGAAAGAGAGTTATAATTTACTCACTACTGAGGAAAGTGTAAGGTGAAGCCTAGTATATGTGTATGATAAACTCAATAAAAAATCACTGTGTACTAACCTTTTGTCCCAACATTCCAGGGAGACCCATTGTACCCtgaaacacaaaatgacaatggGGATCTTATATCGTAGTTCTATCAATAGACAGTCCTACGATTTACCATTTTCAATTACAGGCTCTGTGGTAACATACTCAGATTTCAACACAGAGGTAATACATTACAGGataaattacagaaataatgtaaaataactgTCTGTTttggtacaaaaaaatataccGTATCTGTGCAtaatataaataagtaaaagAATAATGCGGAGGGACTTTGAGTTTGGAATAAAACTTGATGGACTACACCCCAGGTTACACCAAGGACACAAAGGCTGTGAACCCCACCTTGTCCCCTTTTAGCCCACGCTCGCCACGGTCCCCTCGAGACCCCTGACGTGaacagagaaaagagagaagagTCTGAACTCAGACTCCGGTTGGGGAAGATTGTGGTAAAGACAGTGATACAGCATACAGAGAGAACATGAGAGATACAGCCGATAGgattattttaaagtaaatatCAGCTAAAATGACCGTCTGTAGAAACTAGAGACAAGGGAGCAGCTGCAGAGGACCGCATAATAAAACAGATTACTGCTCACCTTTTCACCTTTGTATCCAGGCAAACCCTGTGGAGCAATGGAAACATTTAGCATCTGTCACACATGAATTTACTCCTGTCTGCTCTCTAAGATCATTTTCATACAGCAGAAGAGGACGGGCTCTAAAAATAGTTGGTATTCCACTTGAAGTAGTGAAGCAGCCCAAGCCTCTCCAGATTGATTATGTGAACATTGTTTGTGCGCATGGAAAATTCTGTTATTTTTGGATCGGTTTTCTcaacaccacaccaaacatttacattacaaaagtacaaaaaacagTCATTACAATTACTCATTCAGGAAATTCTGTTTGTATTTACACAATTCATTCTAAGATATGCTGCCATTGTGTCACTAAATAAACCTTGTGTAAAGTGGTGGTTCTAGATTGCAGGTATCTATTTCAATAATGAAGGTTTCCTTATATGAAGGCATACAAGGACATGCTTAATTTGTCTGTACACTTTGGTTCAAAGGGACGTGCAGACCTTGGGCCCCATTGGTCCTCTTGCTCCAGGTAAACCCATAAGCCCTGGGTCTCCCTTCTCACCCTGGGATGAAACCAGACAGAAGCAGTCAGGATAGTACCAGAACTCAAGAGCCATAAAGCAAACTGCATTCTGGTTCACACTCCTAGAATACTATGTGCTATTAATGATACACATTATAGTCTACAGCTTATTCTGGCATGAAGAGTACAGATAAGATAGATATGCATTATTTGTGTAAGGGTTATGGTCACATATCTCAGGTgcagtttttatgttttatttggttttaaactTTAAGAATTGTAAAGGCTGTGTTAGATGTGAAATAGCCATAGATCATCCATAAAATTCAATACTATGGAAAACATGCTAAGAAAACATGAGGATAATAATTCCTATGTGTGTAGGGCGAGGCTTAAGTGGAGTGAGGCTGTCAAGAGTTACTTGTGGTACAGGAACTtttaaaaagaaggaaaatgaaGGTTTTTTGGCTTGAAAGCATATATGCTATCTATGGAAGATACCCCGGTAACTTAGTGATGGAATGcaattgaaaaatataatgtataaaatataagagCATCTGTACCAGAAAGACAGACTTACTCACTTTGGGCCCCTTTGGTCCTGCCCACCCGGGTGGTCCCTGTCGCCCTGGGAGACCTGGTGGGCCTGTACGCCCCTAAAGAACAGAACAGTATGCTCAGAATACAGGACCCACTGCACCCATCAGTGGATCTGTCTACACGAAGAGTACAGATCACACCATACCCAATGTGAATCTATAGGACCAGCACATTGATTGCACCAAACCAAAAATATGAATGTCTGTACACAAaacatgtaggaattacaatgTATAGGCCTGTGTGTTCGTTTACAGTATAAATGTGCATTAAAATAGCATGTGGAGAATGGGCATCTTTATGtgtccatatacactcagtgaccactttattaggtagacctgtacaccagcttgtcaatgcaaatatttaatcagccaatcatgtgacagtgactacatgcataaaagcatgcagatgtggtcaattggttcagctgtttttcagaccaaatgtcagaatggggaaaaaacgtgatctaagtgactttgaccggggaatgattgttagtgccagacagggtggtttgaatatttcagaaaactgctgatctcctgggattttcttgcacaacagtctttagggttacagagaatggtgcaaaaaacaaaaactattcCGTGAGCAGCAATAGTGCAAAAACGCCTGGTGAGAGAAAAGGGGCAGACTAGTTGaagcggacaggaaggtgacagccacacattacaacagtggtagggcagaagagcatctctgagcacacaacacgtcaaacctcttgagtggataggctacagcagcagaagaccaatacatccaaaaaataagtctaataaatacctaataaagtgctgactgagtgtatggGTACACATAATCATTTAACAGTGAATGTGAGCATTTCAGATAAATATTTCCAAGGAAACAACGGCCCAGAGAACACACCCTGTCTGCAACATGTTTATCTGGATATAGTGCACCCCACAGAGGAGGAAATTGATTGTAACAAGGCTTGTCATTTTGTTCCCTTTAATTAAATGACAGACTGCATAAAGAGCAGGAGTCCCTGGCTGTGGGAATAAAATGATTTATGGGCCCACACTGTGCACTAAGCTAAATTACACTGCAATGCTGTAGGGCACATTTAGCCTTCGAGTTCCAGATACGGCAACCAATGGTTTGCAGCTTGTGTAATTTCCGGTTACTGACTGCTCTTTACATGCTGTGTCCCTGTGACCCCAACTCCCCGGGCGCCCCCTTCACACCCACAGCCCCAGCAACACGGAGGACCATGGGACGCCCCTGTAATGTGTGGGCTTGCAATAACTTAAGCTAAGGTTGGTTTTagttaataaaatacatttacttgGACGCAggcagtgtactgtatatgaaagaGGCCCCACTCCAATGGAGAAAATCAGACAAATGACTGTTCCTGGCCCTGCAGTTCTCAGAAACACAGTGTCCCGTGCTCTGTGTGTCAAGGTTGCACTGGCTTAGAATTTCATAATGAGCATAATGTGTTGGAGCAATATCAATCACTGCCGCACAGGAACAAAAGATGCTGCGGCTCTTTGGTTTA is a window of Conger conger chromosome 1, fConCon1.1, whole genome shotgun sequence DNA encoding:
- the colq gene encoding acetylcholinesterase collagenic tail peptide encodes the protein MFLITLGFHLQLLFCCVLSHSSALDNIFSFQAAFQSLDQNKKFNPCCLLAPPPPPLFPPPQLLWQRHSSNKDTGGPVVEPEKPTVSPCVPGPPGPIGPSGPQGPMGRPGLLGPKGEKGEIGRPGTKGRTGPPGLPGRQGPPGWAGPKGPKGEKGDPGLMGLPGARGPMGPKGLPGYKGEKGSRGDRGERGLKGDKGTMGLPGMLGQKGEMGPKGEPGVPGNRGPTGRPGKRGKQGMKGDHGLVGAMGPAGPPGPIGHPGPPGMPASGVFMVGPKGERGLPGAPGRCNCNSPTSVNSPPYDVTPTRGNYVKVPVIFVVNSEEELDHLHTDNALAFRKDQRSLYFKDNSGWFPIQLTPFQSTENAPDLEGFCGDGIVQAYNDEECDDGNKVVTDSCIKCQEAYCGDGYRHEGVEECDGKDFGYQTCKSYLPGSYGQLKCTEHCLIDSTNCKYFT